In one Bactrocera tryoni isolate S06 chromosome 5, CSIRO_BtryS06_freeze2, whole genome shotgun sequence genomic region, the following are encoded:
- the LOC120776899 gene encoding uncharacterized protein LOC120776899 — translation MSSINNYGYEPNSSQIIYQNLDSTDQQSLKNLIAELTMEVRALKTEVKELKEENKINLLKLTEEVIAVKLENRGKPSESQSPEFDQLPFYHKKDLDDFEAQLLQKPELLKKFVCIMLMLLLPVTNV, via the exons ATGAGCTCTATAAATAATTATGGATATGAACCTAACAGCAGCCAAATAATAT ATCAAAATCTAGACAGCACAGATCAACAgtctcttaaaaatttaatagcgGAGTTGACGATGGAAGTGCGGGCTTTAAAGACAGAAGTGAAGGAGCTAAaggaagaaaacaaaataaatttgttgaagCTGACAGAGGAAGTTATTGCGGTCAAATTGGAAAACAGGGGAAAACCCTCTGAAAGTCAAAGCCCAGAATTCGACCAACTACCATTTTACCATAAGAAGGATCTTGACGATTTCGAAGCACAGCTTTTACAAAAACCTGAGTTGTTGaagaaatttgtatgtataatgcTTATGTTGCTTTTACCAGTTACAAATGTATAA